A stretch of Amycolatopsis balhimycina FH 1894 DNA encodes these proteins:
- the efeB gene encoding iron uptake transporter deferrochelatase/peroxidase subunit, whose product MTSAEGTQTEGTRVSRRKLFGLAGAGVALAGAGAAAGIGIDKATSGNAEASTNTVDFHGEHQAGIVTPAQANLHFVALDVTTKDREKLRRLLKTWTDAARRMTAGQEVVANGAVGGGAYAPPGDTGEALDLPPSNLTLTIGFGPSLFDGRFGLAAKRPPQLVDLPLFPKDKLDPARSGGDLCIQACADDPQVAVHAVRNLVRLGFGVTEVRWSQLGFGRSSSTSREQPTPRNLFGFKDGTNNIKAQDTDFLRDQVWAEAGDGPAWMAGGSYLVARRIRMHIETWDREPLDGQEKIIGRAKGTGAPLGQTAEHDELDLDVGGAGGEKVIPEDAHVRLASHQALNGVRILRRGYNFVDGSDGVGHLEAGLFFLAFNRDTRKQYVPMQQALSSKDAMMEYVQHTGSAHFAVPPGVTRESSWADALFS is encoded by the coding sequence GTGACGTCGGCAGAGGGCACGCAGACAGAGGGCACGCGCGTCTCGCGGCGTAAGCTCTTCGGCCTGGCGGGCGCGGGTGTCGCGCTCGCCGGGGCGGGGGCCGCCGCCGGCATCGGGATCGACAAGGCGACGAGCGGCAACGCCGAGGCGTCGACGAACACCGTCGACTTCCACGGCGAGCACCAGGCCGGGATCGTCACGCCGGCGCAGGCCAACCTGCACTTCGTGGCCCTCGACGTCACGACGAAGGACCGCGAAAAGCTGCGTCGGCTGCTCAAGACGTGGACCGACGCGGCCCGCCGGATGACGGCGGGCCAGGAGGTCGTGGCGAACGGCGCGGTGGGCGGCGGCGCGTATGCCCCGCCGGGCGACACCGGCGAAGCGCTCGACCTGCCGCCGTCGAACCTGACGCTGACCATCGGCTTCGGGCCGTCGCTGTTCGACGGCCGGTTCGGCCTGGCGGCCAAGCGCCCGCCGCAGCTGGTCGACCTGCCGCTGTTCCCGAAGGACAAGCTCGACCCCGCCCGCAGCGGCGGCGACCTGTGCATCCAGGCCTGCGCGGACGACCCGCAGGTGGCGGTGCACGCGGTGCGCAACCTGGTGCGCCTCGGCTTCGGCGTCACCGAGGTCCGCTGGTCGCAGCTCGGCTTCGGCCGCAGCTCGTCGACTTCGCGTGAGCAGCCCACCCCGCGGAACCTGTTCGGCTTCAAGGACGGCACGAACAACATCAAGGCCCAGGACACCGACTTCCTGCGCGACCAGGTGTGGGCCGAGGCCGGCGACGGGCCGGCGTGGATGGCGGGCGGCTCGTACCTGGTGGCGCGCCGGATCCGGATGCACATCGAGACGTGGGACCGCGAGCCCCTCGACGGCCAGGAGAAGATCATCGGCCGCGCGAAGGGCACCGGCGCCCCGCTGGGCCAGACCGCGGAGCACGACGAGCTGGACCTGGACGTCGGCGGCGCGGGCGGCGAGAAGGTGATCCCGGAGGACGCGCACGTCCGGCTGGCTTCGCACCAGGCGCTCAACGGCGTCCGGATCCTGCGGCGCGGCTACAACTTCGTCGACGGTTCCGATGGCGTCGGGCACCTCGAAGCGGGGTTGTTCTTCCTGGCGTTCAACCGCGACACCCGGAAGCAGTACGTGCCGATGCAGCAGGCGCTGTCGTCGAAGGACGCGATGATGGAGTACGTCCAGCACACCGGCTCCGCGCACTTCGCGGTCCCGCCGGGGGTGACCCGCGAGTCGAGCTGGGCGGACGCTCTGTTCTCCTGA
- the efeO gene encoding iron uptake system protein EfeO: MTVRKTRRTPLAVLAGATALVALAACDSKSDTGTDSAAAGGPIKVSASDTACEVSATTAGAGNLTFEITNKGTKVTEFYLYAEGDRIMGEVENIAPGLNRRLIVEVADAGKYQTACKPGMAGDGIRGDFTVTGGVAKQNDANAQKAQATKSYAGYIANNTGALQDETAKFADLVKTGKVDEAKAAYARTRVYYERIEPVAEKFGDLDPAIDIREADLQPNQKFTGFHRLEKDLFKTGLQPDSGQIADKLVTDVKDLVTKTKTLELSALDLANGAKELLDEVATGKITGEEEAFSHTDLWDFQANVDGSKGAITALRPILQAKDPALVSTLDKEFANVQALLDKQRAGDGFKLYNELSQDQVKEFASAVDALSEPLSKVAEVVSK; the protein is encoded by the coding sequence GTGACCGTGCGCAAGACCCGTCGAACCCCGCTGGCCGTGCTGGCCGGCGCCACCGCCTTGGTGGCGCTCGCCGCGTGCGACAGCAAGAGCGACACCGGTACGGACTCCGCCGCCGCGGGCGGCCCGATCAAGGTCTCGGCGTCCGACACCGCGTGCGAGGTCTCCGCCACCACGGCCGGCGCGGGCAACCTGACCTTCGAGATCACCAACAAGGGCACCAAGGTCACCGAGTTCTACCTCTACGCCGAGGGCGACCGGATCATGGGCGAGGTCGAGAACATCGCGCCCGGGCTGAACCGGCGGCTGATCGTCGAGGTCGCCGACGCCGGCAAGTACCAGACCGCGTGCAAGCCGGGCATGGCGGGCGACGGCATCCGCGGCGACTTCACCGTCACCGGCGGCGTCGCGAAGCAGAACGACGCCAACGCGCAGAAGGCGCAGGCCACCAAGAGCTACGCCGGCTACATCGCGAACAACACCGGCGCGCTGCAGGACGAGACGGCGAAGTTCGCCGACCTCGTGAAGACCGGCAAGGTGGACGAGGCGAAGGCCGCTTACGCGCGCACCCGCGTCTACTACGAGCGGATCGAGCCGGTGGCCGAGAAGTTCGGCGACCTGGACCCGGCCATCGACATCCGCGAGGCCGACCTCCAGCCGAACCAGAAGTTCACCGGGTTCCACCGGCTGGAGAAGGACCTGTTCAAGACCGGCCTGCAGCCGGACAGCGGGCAGATCGCCGACAAGCTGGTGACCGACGTGAAGGACCTGGTCACCAAGACGAAGACACTCGAACTGTCCGCTTTGGACCTCGCGAACGGCGCGAAGGAACTCCTCGACGAGGTCGCCACCGGCAAGATCACCGGCGAGGAAGAGGCCTTCTCGCACACCGACCTGTGGGACTTCCAGGCGAACGTGGACGGCTCGAAGGGCGCGATCACCGCACTGCGGCCGATCCTGCAGGCGAAGGACCCCGCCCTGGTGTCCACTTTGGACAAGGAGTTCGCGAACGTCCAGGCCCTGCTGGACAAGCAGCGCGCGGGCGACGGTTTCAAGCTCTACAACGAGCTGTCCCAGGACCAGGTCAAGGAGTTCGCTTCGGCCGTCGACGCGCTGAGCGAACCGCTGAGCAAGGTTGCGGAGGTCGTCTCCAAGTGA
- the helR gene encoding RNA polymerase recycling motor ATPase HelR, protein MTVQEHETELHAEREYVAGLYTRLDAERERVRGEYQAALGGNDLGAMERDVRVRTLSREVRRLDVVDNGLCFGRLDAVSGETGYIGRIGLFDEENDHEPVLLDWRAPASRPFYTATGANPENMRRRRQFHTHGRKVVDFTDEVLGRPGDEAQGDAALLAAVNAPRGEGMRDIVATIQAEQDEIIRLDHPGVLVIEGGPGTGKTVVALHRVAYLLYTQRERMERHGALVVGPNPAFLNHIGRVLPSLGETDVVFMTTGDLVPGLRVTAEDAPEAARLKGSRQILDVLAAAIADRQRLPAEPVPIQLREVTVRIDAETAEWARQEARDSGLAHNEARAVFTDIVTYVLTERAMGRIGRGWLRREDREEWENFRAELLKDLIADQAFTKALDELWPILTPETLLAQLYSSPERLRAAGAGDALARTEGDAWTVSDVPLLDELIDLLGRDKTADRAAERAAERERRAKAAYAAHVLDNLIERQDVDEDIGLIASDLLGAEDLADRFVETDTRTLVERATTDRDWTYRHVVVDEAQELSEMDWRALMRRCPGRSFTVVGDLAQRRSEAGARAWGSMLDPYVAGRWVYRSLSVNYRTPAEIMAVAAAVLAGFAPDVRPPESVRASGVRPWARRVTGDELAAAVEEFVREEAGREGTSVVIGPPDVPGAVTASETKGLEYDAVLVVDPDRILADGPRGAAELYVALTRATQRLGVLHRNPLPQALTGLAEVPAPAR, encoded by the coding sequence ATGACAGTTCAGGAACACGAAACCGAACTGCACGCCGAACGGGAGTACGTCGCCGGGCTCTACACGCGGCTCGACGCCGAGCGGGAACGCGTGCGGGGTGAGTACCAGGCGGCGCTGGGCGGCAACGACCTCGGTGCCATGGAACGGGACGTCCGGGTGCGCACGCTGAGCCGGGAGGTGCGACGGCTGGACGTCGTCGACAACGGGTTGTGCTTCGGCCGGCTGGACGCCGTTTCCGGGGAAACCGGCTACATCGGCCGGATCGGGCTCTTCGACGAGGAGAACGACCACGAACCGGTGCTGCTCGACTGGCGGGCGCCGGCGTCGCGGCCGTTCTACACCGCCACCGGCGCGAATCCGGAGAACATGCGCCGCCGTCGGCAGTTCCATACGCACGGCAGGAAGGTCGTCGACTTCACCGACGAGGTGCTCGGCCGTCCGGGCGACGAGGCGCAGGGTGACGCCGCGCTGCTCGCGGCCGTCAACGCGCCGCGTGGTGAAGGCATGCGCGACATCGTGGCGACGATCCAGGCCGAGCAGGACGAGATCATCCGGCTCGACCACCCGGGCGTGCTGGTGATCGAAGGCGGCCCGGGCACCGGGAAGACGGTGGTGGCGCTGCACCGCGTCGCCTACCTGCTCTACACCCAGCGGGAGCGGATGGAACGCCACGGCGCGCTCGTCGTCGGGCCCAACCCGGCGTTCCTGAACCACATCGGCCGCGTGCTGCCGTCACTCGGCGAGACCGACGTCGTGTTCATGACGACCGGTGACCTCGTGCCCGGCCTGCGCGTCACGGCCGAGGACGCGCCGGAAGCCGCGCGGCTCAAGGGATCGCGGCAGATCCTGGACGTGCTCGCGGCGGCCATCGCCGACCGGCAACGGCTGCCGGCGGAGCCCGTGCCGATCCAGCTGCGGGAGGTCACCGTGCGGATCGACGCCGAGACCGCGGAGTGGGCCCGGCAGGAGGCGCGGGACAGCGGGCTGGCGCACAACGAAGCCCGCGCGGTGTTCACCGACATCGTCACGTACGTGCTGACCGAACGGGCGATGGGCCGGATCGGGCGGGGCTGGCTGCGTCGCGAAGACCGTGAAGAATGGGAGAACTTCCGGGCGGAACTGCTGAAGGATCTCATCGCCGACCAGGCGTTCACCAAGGCGCTCGACGAGCTCTGGCCGATCCTGACCCCGGAAACCCTGCTGGCGCAGCTGTACTCGTCGCCCGAACGGCTGCGCGCGGCCGGCGCCGGCGATGCGCTGGCCCGCACCGAAGGCGACGCGTGGACGGTGTCGGACGTGCCGCTGCTCGACGAGCTGATCGATCTGCTCGGCCGGGACAAGACCGCCGACCGGGCGGCCGAGCGCGCCGCCGAACGGGAACGCCGGGCCAAGGCCGCGTACGCCGCGCACGTGCTGGACAACCTCATCGAGCGGCAGGACGTCGACGAGGACATCGGCCTGATCGCCAGCGACCTGCTCGGCGCCGAGGACCTCGCCGACCGCTTCGTCGAGACCGACACCCGGACCCTCGTCGAGCGCGCCACCACGGACCGGGACTGGACCTACCGGCACGTCGTGGTCGACGAGGCCCAGGAACTGTCCGAAATGGACTGGCGGGCACTGATGCGGCGCTGCCCCGGCCGGTCCTTCACGGTGGTGGGCGACCTCGCCCAGCGCCGCTCGGAGGCCGGGGCGAGGGCGTGGGGCTCGATGCTGGACCCGTATGTGGCGGGCCGCTGGGTCTACCGTTCGCTGTCGGTGAACTACCGCACCCCGGCGGAGATCATGGCCGTCGCTGCCGCGGTGCTCGCCGGCTTCGCCCCGGACGTCCGGCCGCCGGAGTCGGTCCGCGCGTCCGGCGTCCGGCCGTGGGCGCGGCGGGTCACCGGCGACGAGCTGGCCGCGGCCGTCGAGGAGTTCGTTCGTGAGGAAGCCGGCCGCGAAGGCACCAGCGTCGTGATCGGGCCGCCGGACGTGCCGGGCGCGGTGACAGCGTCCGAGACGAAGGGCCTGGAGTACGACGCCGTCCTGGTCGTGGACCCCGACCGGATCCTCGCCGACGGCCCCCGCGGCGCGGCGGAGCTCTACGTCGCGCTGACCCGCGCGACGCAGCGCCTCGGCGTCCTGCACCGGAACCCGCTGCCGCAAGCCCTGACCGGGCTCGCCGAGGTCCCGGCGCCGGCGCGGTGA
- the rox gene encoding rifampin monooxygenase, with protein MIDVIVAGGGPTGTMLAAELRLHGVRVLVLEKEPEPVKEVRSLGLHVRSIELMDQRGLLEKFLENGKQFQMPGYFAGIDKPWPERLDSAHAYVLGIPQPVTQRLLTEHALEAGAEIRPGSAVAGLSQDDDGVTVELADGTQLRARYLVGCDGGRSTVRKLLGIGFPGEPARKETLLGEMEVGVPAEEVTAKVIEIRKTEKFFGLGPTKDGRYRVLVPAESVSEDRSVPPTLDEFKQQLRAYAGTDFGVHSPLWLSRFSDATRLAERYRDGRVFLAGDAAHVHPPLGGQGLNLGLQDAVNLGWKLAAELGGWAPDGLLDSYQAERHPVAADVLDNTRAQGELMRADAGPQAVRRLLAKLMDFEQVNRYLIGRIVGIEIRYDFGDDHDLVGRRLRDVALKRGRLYDLMHGGRGLLLDQTGRLSAEGWADRVDHVVDVSEELDAPAVLVRPDGHVAWAGEDQAELLDRLSTWFGAPKKA; from the coding sequence ATGATCGACGTGATCGTGGCCGGTGGCGGCCCGACCGGGACGATGCTGGCGGCCGAACTGCGGCTGCACGGCGTGCGGGTACTCGTGCTGGAGAAGGAGCCGGAGCCGGTCAAGGAGGTCCGGTCGCTCGGCCTGCACGTGCGCAGCATCGAGCTGATGGACCAGCGTGGCCTGCTGGAGAAGTTCCTCGAGAACGGGAAGCAGTTCCAGATGCCGGGCTACTTCGCCGGCATCGACAAGCCGTGGCCGGAACGGCTGGACAGCGCGCACGCCTACGTTCTCGGCATCCCGCAGCCCGTCACCCAGCGGCTGCTGACCGAGCACGCCCTCGAGGCCGGCGCCGAGATCCGGCCCGGCAGCGCGGTTGCCGGGCTGAGCCAGGACGACGACGGCGTGACCGTCGAGCTGGCAGACGGCACGCAGCTGCGGGCGCGCTACCTCGTCGGCTGCGACGGCGGCCGCAGCACCGTGCGCAAGCTGCTCGGCATCGGCTTCCCCGGCGAGCCCGCCCGGAAGGAAACGCTGCTGGGCGAGATGGAAGTGGGCGTGCCGGCGGAGGAGGTGACCGCCAAGGTGATCGAGATCCGGAAGACGGAGAAGTTCTTCGGGCTCGGGCCCACCAAGGACGGGCGGTACCGGGTCCTCGTGCCCGCCGAGTCGGTCTCCGAGGACCGCTCGGTCCCGCCGACCCTCGACGAGTTCAAGCAGCAGCTGCGGGCGTACGCGGGCACCGACTTCGGCGTGCATTCCCCGCTGTGGCTGTCCCGCTTCAGCGACGCGACCCGGCTGGCCGAGCGGTACCGCGACGGCCGGGTGTTCCTGGCCGGCGACGCGGCGCACGTCCACCCGCCGCTGGGTGGCCAGGGCCTCAACCTGGGCCTCCAGGACGCGGTGAACCTCGGCTGGAAACTGGCCGCCGAGCTCGGCGGCTGGGCACCGGACGGACTGCTGGACAGCTACCAGGCCGAACGGCACCCGGTGGCCGCCGACGTGCTCGACAACACCCGGGCCCAGGGCGAGCTGATGCGCGCCGACGCCGGACCCCAGGCCGTGCGCCGGCTGCTGGCGAAGCTGATGGACTTCGAGCAGGTGAACCGGTACCTGATCGGCCGGATCGTCGGGATCGAGATCCGCTACGACTTCGGCGACGACCACGACCTGGTCGGCCGGCGGCTGCGGGACGTCGCGCTGAAGCGCGGCCGGCTGTACGACCTGATGCACGGCGGCCGCGGCCTGCTGCTCGACCAGACCGGACGGCTCTCGGCCGAGGGCTGGGCGGACCGGGTCGACCACGTCGTCGACGTCAGCGAAGAGCTGGACGCGCCCGCGGTGCTGGTGCGGCCGGACGGCCACGTGGCCTGGGCCGGCGAAGACCAGGCGGAACTGCTCGACCGGCTGTCGACCTGGTTCGGCGCACCGAAGAAGGCTTGA
- the efeU gene encoding iron uptake transporter permease EfeU: MLFSSALIGLREGLEAALVVSILVAFLVKTERRHALRWVWPGVGAAVVLSIAVGAILTYTTAQLTFEHQELLGGSLSIVAVVFVTAMIFWMRKASKSIAAELRGKMDDALDVGPMAVLLLSFLAVGREGLETAVFFYSAVQTAQSDTVQPLIGFAVGIAVAVVLAWLLYKGAVRFNLSKFFTITGVLLVFVAAGVLGYGLHDLQEAAFLPGIHTLAFDASATLPETSWYGALLKGIFNYSQQTTVLQAVAWVAYVAVVLPLFLKPSKKTAPAPAAAAASKE; this comes from the coding sequence GTGTTGTTTTCGAGCGCGCTGATCGGGCTGCGCGAAGGCCTGGAAGCCGCGCTGGTCGTCAGCATCCTGGTGGCGTTCCTCGTCAAGACCGAGCGGCGGCACGCGCTGCGCTGGGTGTGGCCGGGCGTCGGCGCCGCGGTGGTGCTGTCGATCGCCGTCGGCGCGATCCTCACCTACACGACCGCGCAGCTGACCTTCGAGCACCAGGAACTGCTCGGCGGGAGCCTGTCGATCGTCGCCGTCGTGTTCGTCACCGCGATGATCTTCTGGATGCGCAAGGCGTCGAAGAGCATCGCCGCCGAACTGCGCGGAAAGATGGACGACGCGCTGGACGTCGGCCCGATGGCCGTGCTGCTGCTGTCGTTCCTCGCGGTCGGGCGTGAGGGCCTGGAAACCGCGGTGTTCTTCTACTCCGCCGTCCAGACCGCGCAGTCGGACACCGTGCAGCCGCTGATCGGCTTCGCCGTCGGCATCGCGGTCGCCGTCGTGCTCGCCTGGCTGCTCTACAAGGGCGCGGTGCGGTTCAACCTGTCCAAGTTCTTCACGATCACCGGCGTGCTGCTGGTGTTCGTCGCCGCGGGCGTGCTCGGTTACGGCCTCCACGACCTGCAGGAGGCCGCGTTCCTGCCCGGCATCCACACCCTCGCCTTCGACGCTTCGGCGACGCTCCCGGAGACGTCCTGGTACGGCGCGCTGCTGAAGGGCATCTTCAACTACTCACAGCAGACGACCGTGCTGCAGGCCGTCGCCTGGGTCGCCTACGTCGCCGTCGTGCTGCCCCTGTTCCTCAAGCCCAGCAAGAAGACCGCGCCGGCACCCGCCGCCGCGGCCGCCTCGAAGGAGTGA
- a CDS encoding GDSL-type esterase/lipase family protein has product MISIPLTADLVRGALELERTERGLVPHRLPARARAQNSDPRLALVEAQPAGVRLRFRTRADVVELETLPTKLVYPGAPPRPDGVYDLLVDGVLTAQASVAGGNTLNVDMATGASSLTAGSPGVVRFAGLGGAPKVVEIWLPHNELTELVALRTDAPVEAVPEGRVWLHHGSSISHGSNAASPATTWPALAATAAGVELVNLGFSGNALLDPFTARALRDTPADLISLKLGINVVNADLMRLRAFGPAVHGFLDTIRDGHPDTPLVVVSPLYCPIHEQTPGPGDFDHEALAAGEVRFRATGDPAERAAGKLTLEVIRDELARIVTRRQAGDPNLRYLDGLELYGEADFADLPLPDDLHPSPAAHRRIGARFAESVLAGVDFKGA; this is encoded by the coding sequence ATGATCAGCATCCCCCTGACCGCCGACCTCGTCCGCGGTGCCCTCGAACTGGAACGCACCGAGCGGGGGCTGGTGCCGCACCGGCTCCCGGCTCGCGCGCGGGCGCAGAACAGCGACCCGAGGCTCGCCTTGGTGGAGGCGCAGCCCGCGGGGGTCCGGCTGCGGTTCCGGACCCGGGCCGACGTCGTCGAGCTGGAGACGCTGCCGACCAAGCTCGTGTACCCGGGCGCGCCGCCGCGGCCGGACGGGGTCTACGACCTGCTCGTCGACGGCGTGCTCACCGCCCAGGCGAGCGTGGCCGGCGGCAACACCCTGAACGTCGACATGGCGACCGGGGCGTCCTCGCTCACCGCGGGTTCCCCCGGCGTCGTCCGGTTCGCCGGGCTGGGCGGCGCGCCCAAGGTCGTCGAGATCTGGTTGCCGCACAACGAGCTCACCGAACTCGTCGCCCTGCGCACCGACGCACCGGTCGAGGCCGTGCCCGAAGGCCGGGTGTGGCTGCACCACGGCAGCTCGATCAGCCACGGTTCGAACGCGGCGAGCCCGGCGACGACGTGGCCCGCGCTCGCCGCCACCGCGGCCGGCGTCGAGCTGGTGAACCTCGGGTTCAGCGGCAACGCGCTGCTCGACCCGTTCACCGCGCGGGCGCTGCGCGACACGCCCGCCGACCTGATCAGCCTCAAACTCGGCATCAACGTGGTCAACGCCGACCTGATGCGCCTGCGCGCGTTCGGGCCTGCCGTGCACGGGTTCCTCGACACGATCCGCGACGGGCACCCGGACACGCCGCTCGTGGTCGTCTCCCCGCTGTACTGCCCGATCCACGAGCAGACGCCGGGGCCGGGCGACTTCGACCACGAGGCGCTGGCCGCCGGCGAGGTCCGGTTCCGCGCGACCGGGGACCCCGCCGAGCGGGCCGCGGGCAAGCTGACGCTGGAGGTCATCCGGGACGAGCTGGCCCGGATCGTGACGCGGCGGCAGGCCGGCGACCCGAACCTGCGCTACCTCGACGGCCTCGAGCTGTACGGCGAAGCCGACTTCGCCGACCTCCCGCTGCCGGACGACCTCCACCCGTCTCCCGCGGCCCACCGCCGGATCGGCGCGCGGTTCGCCGAGAGCGTACTGGCCGGAGTTGACTTCAAGGGAGCTTGA
- a CDS encoding PPOX class F420-dependent oxidoreductase has product MFTEAELAYLAAQTLGRLATQQPNGTLQANPVGFRYNPDEKTIDVTGHNLRNSKKFRNIATHDKVAFVVDDLPSTNPWRVRCLEIRGRAEALVGVNLPDNHFDDAVIRIHPERILAMGVEDWDREPRELETNFRDV; this is encoded by the coding sequence ATGTTCACCGAAGCAGAGCTCGCCTACCTCGCCGCCCAGACACTGGGCCGGCTCGCGACCCAGCAGCCGAACGGCACCCTCCAGGCCAACCCGGTCGGTTTCCGCTACAACCCGGACGAGAAGACCATCGACGTCACCGGCCACAACCTGCGCAACAGCAAGAAGTTCCGCAACATCGCGACGCACGACAAGGTCGCCTTCGTCGTCGACGACCTCCCCTCGACGAACCCGTGGCGGGTGCGCTGCCTGGAAATCCGCGGCCGCGCCGAAGCCCTGGTGGGTGTCAACCTGCCCGACAACCACTTCGACGACGCGGTGATCCGCATTCACCCCGAGCGCATCCTCGCCATGGGTGTCGAGGACTGGGACCGGGAGCCCCGCGAGCTGGAGACGAACTTCCGCGACGTCTGA
- a CDS encoding ABC transporter ATP-binding protein encodes MRAVGAAEVAPTTYAWEIRAQGLKVRVGRRKMAVDGLDLSLGKGVHGLLGPNGAGKTTLIRALATVLRPAEGTLTLLGAPAGGHTGQRELRRRIGYLPQNFGYYKRFTVREFVEYMAWLKEMSKKDIPGAVQRAVERVGLADRADDRMKTLSGGMVRRVGIAQAIVNDPDVLLLDEPTAGLDPAQRVRFRELVGELGHDSCVLISTHLVEDVATACTDVVLFAAGKLVFQGTPDGLAAAGTPDHVGDSPIERGYAALLNHEPGKGEW; translated from the coding sequence ATGCGGGCAGTAGGAGCCGCCGAGGTCGCGCCGACGACCTACGCCTGGGAAATCCGGGCGCAGGGACTGAAGGTGCGGGTGGGGCGGCGGAAGATGGCCGTGGACGGGCTGGACCTGTCCCTCGGCAAGGGGGTCCACGGGTTGCTCGGGCCGAACGGCGCGGGCAAGACGACGCTGATCCGGGCGCTGGCGACGGTGCTGCGGCCGGCCGAAGGCACGCTGACGCTCCTCGGGGCGCCGGCCGGAGGGCACACCGGCCAGCGGGAGCTGCGCCGCCGGATCGGCTACCTGCCCCAGAACTTCGGGTACTACAAGCGGTTCACCGTGCGGGAGTTCGTCGAGTACATGGCGTGGCTCAAGGAGATGTCCAAAAAGGACATTCCAGGTGCGGTGCAGCGGGCGGTGGAGCGCGTCGGCCTCGCCGACCGCGCCGACGACCGCATGAAGACGCTGTCGGGCGGCATGGTGCGGCGGGTCGGGATCGCGCAGGCGATCGTCAACGACCCCGACGTCCTGCTGCTCGACGAGCCGACGGCCGGCCTCGACCCGGCGCAGCGGGTGCGTTTCCGCGAGCTGGTCGGCGAGCTGGGCCACGACTCGTGCGTGCTGATCTCGACGCACCTGGTCGAAGACGTCGCGACGGCGTGCACCGACGTCGTGCTGTTCGCCGCGGGCAAGCTCGTGTTCCAGGGCACTCCGGACGGGCTGGCCGCGGCGGGCACCCCGGACCACGTCGGCGACAGTCCCATCGAACGCGGCTACGCGGCTCTGCTGAACCACGAGCCGGGCAAGGGGGAGTGGTGA
- a CDS encoding glycosyltransferase, whose protein sequence is MRVLLSTYGSRGDVEPLVGFAAALRVLGTEVRVCAPPDEDFARRLAGAGVELVPVGPSARELTEAAPPPSSLPERAAQLIAAQFDVVAAAAGGCDVLVATGMTPAVAGALSVAEKLGIRSVVVTFQKVVLPSPHHAPLAYPGRPFPPEVTENRALWQLDAESVNALFGVALNTNRRANGLAPVDDVRAYILKDRPWLATDPVLDPWQETPDLDVVQTGAWITPDDRPLPDDLEAFLAAGAPPVHVGFGSMPMHAAADVARVAIEAVRAQGRRVVVQQGWAGLSAVDDSGDCFVVGEVNHQALFRRVAAVVHHGGQGTTTTAARAGVPQVVVPQAADQPYWAGRVAALGIGVAHDGPAPAFESLSAALRTASAPEVRERAAAVAATIRTDGTEVAAQLLFDAVGRSAGASAGASAAAAGGAPRIPLYRRPPTFPVAQSREGQAPAVTSA, encoded by the coding sequence GTGCGTGTTCTGTTGTCGACGTACGGGTCGAGGGGGGACGTCGAACCGCTCGTGGGGTTCGCGGCCGCGCTGCGGGTGCTCGGCACCGAGGTGCGGGTGTGCGCGCCGCCGGACGAGGACTTCGCGCGGCGGCTGGCCGGAGCCGGCGTGGAGCTCGTGCCGGTCGGCCCGTCGGCGCGGGAGCTGACCGAAGCGGCGCCGCCGCCGTCGTCCCTGCCCGAGCGCGCGGCTCAGCTGATCGCCGCGCAGTTCGACGTGGTCGCCGCGGCGGCCGGGGGGTGCGACGTGCTGGTGGCCACCGGCATGACGCCGGCCGTGGCCGGTGCTCTTTCCGTGGCGGAGAAGCTGGGCATCCGCTCGGTGGTCGTGACCTTCCAGAAGGTCGTCCTGCCGTCGCCGCACCACGCGCCGCTGGCGTACCCGGGGCGGCCGTTCCCGCCGGAGGTGACCGAAAACCGGGCGCTGTGGCAACTCGACGCCGAGAGCGTGAACGCGCTGTTCGGCGTGGCGCTCAACACGAACCGGCGGGCGAACGGCCTGGCGCCGGTGGACGACGTCCGCGCGTACATCCTGAAGGACCGGCCGTGGCTGGCCACCGACCCGGTCCTGGACCCGTGGCAGGAGACGCCGGACCTCGACGTCGTGCAGACCGGCGCGTGGATCACGCCGGACGACCGCCCGCTGCCGGACGACCTGGAAGCGTTCCTGGCGGCGGGGGCGCCGCCGGTCCACGTGGGGTTCGGCAGCATGCCCATGCACGCGGCGGCGGACGTCGCCCGGGTGGCGATCGAAGCGGTCCGCGCGCAGGGCCGCCGCGTGGTCGTCCAGCAGGGCTGGGCCGGCCTGTCGGCGGTCGACGATTCCGGCGACTGCTTCGTCGTCGGCGAGGTCAACCACCAGGCATTGTTCCGCCGCGTGGCCGCGGTCGTGCACCACGGCGGTCAGGGCACCACGACGACGGCCGCCCGTGCCGGGGTGCCGCAGGTGGTGGTGCCGCAGGCGGCGGACCAGCCGTACTGGGCGGGCCGGGTGGCCGCCCTGGGGATCGGCGTGGCCCACGACGGCCCGGCGCCGGCCTTCGAGTCCTTGTCGGCCGCGCTGAGAACGGCGTCGGCTCCGGAGGTGAGAGAGCGCGCGGCGGCCGTGGCGGCCACGATCCGCACCGACGGCACGGAAGTCGCGGCGCAGCTGCTGTTCGACGCCGTCGGCCGGAGTGCCGGTGCCAGTGCCGGTGCCAGTGCCGCTGCCGCTGGGGGCGCCCCCCGTATTCCACTCTACCGGCGACCACCGACATTTCCGGTCGCTCAAAGCCGTGAAGGCCAGGCTCCGGCCGTCACTTCCGCGTGA